A single genomic interval of Chloroherpetonaceae bacterium harbors:
- a CDS encoding PHP domain-containing protein: protein MTPLRATDSERGLAAVDLHMHTTCSDGKYSPQELVRKAFAAGLKVISITDHDNLAAYHEAKPVADELGIELIPGVEVSTSHQGRDVHILGYFVQEDSELNEYLKACRERRILRTEKIVENLRKMGVYIRIEQVFAKAANGSVGRPHIAAVLQESGYVQSYSEAFAKYIGTHSPAYEKSEETEPAEVIRLINEAGGLSFLAHPGRFVPDDTVRYLIDLGIDGLEIIHPAHDSERQEFYRAIANEYFLLMSGGSDYHGAKPQDDELFGQMYISYNWLEKMKNRLAV from the coding sequence ATGACACCGTTACGCGCTACCGATAGCGAGCGCGGGCTCGCTGCGGTTGACTTACACATGCATACGACTTGCTCGGACGGAAAGTATTCACCTCAGGAACTTGTCAGAAAAGCCTTTGCAGCAGGCTTAAAAGTTATCAGCATCACAGACCACGATAACCTTGCAGCGTATCACGAGGCTAAACCTGTTGCCGATGAATTAGGTATAGAATTGATTCCAGGTGTTGAAGTCAGCACTTCCCATCAAGGTCGTGATGTGCACATCTTAGGCTATTTCGTTCAAGAAGATTCTGAGCTAAACGAGTATCTGAAAGCCTGCCGCGAGCGCCGCATTTTGCGCACAGAGAAAATTGTCGAAAACTTGCGCAAAATGGGTGTCTATATCCGAATCGAGCAAGTCTTCGCAAAAGCTGCAAATGGCTCGGTTGGGCGACCGCATATTGCTGCTGTGTTGCAAGAATCAGGCTATGTGCAAAGTTACAGTGAAGCCTTTGCGAAGTATATCGGCACACACAGTCCTGCTTATGAAAAGAGCGAGGAGACCGAGCCAGCTGAAGTAATTCGCCTCATCAACGAAGCAGGGGGGCTTTCCTTTCTTGCACACCCCGGGCGATTTGTGCCCGACGACACAGTTCGATACCTTATTGACCTTGGCATTGATGGCTTAGAGATTATTCACCCTGCACACGACTCAGAGCGGCAGGAGTTCTATCGCGCCATCGCCAACGAATACTTCCTTCTAATGTCTGGTGGCTCTGACTATCACGGCGCCAAGCCACAAGATGACGAACTTTTCGGGCAGATGTATATCTCCTACAACTGGCTGGAGAAAATGAAAAATCGTCTTGCTGTGTGA